Proteins from one Vulgatibacter sp. genomic window:
- a CDS encoding response regulator produces the protein MATHRILVVDDNRDLAENVAEILEDAGFAVDVFEDPFVALEKLVPGAYAVALLDIKMPGMDGIELYKALKKRDPALPAIAMTAYAQDDRIRAAVDEGVIAVMPKPLDVTRLLRKLGSVVEGEKALVIEDDVDLAQNLVEILTERGFSVRAAHSCAEARRLGSSLQDLSVLLVDCRLPDGDGLELVDELCRGTECTAVIFSGFLRALPASAMKGCGNLHFFEKPLDIARLIATLRPAK, from the coding sequence ATGGCGACCCACCGCATCCTCGTCGTCGACGACAACCGCGATCTGGCCGAGAACGTCGCCGAGATCCTCGAAGACGCAGGCTTCGCCGTCGACGTCTTCGAGGACCCCTTCGTCGCGCTCGAGAAGCTCGTACCCGGCGCGTACGCCGTGGCCCTGCTCGACATCAAGATGCCCGGCATGGACGGCATCGAGCTCTACAAGGCGCTCAAGAAGCGCGATCCGGCGCTGCCGGCGATCGCGATGACCGCCTACGCCCAGGACGACCGCATCCGCGCCGCGGTGGACGAGGGCGTGATCGCCGTGATGCCCAAACCCCTCGACGTGACCCGGCTGCTCCGCAAGCTGGGCTCGGTGGTCGAGGGGGAGAAGGCCCTGGTGATCGAGGACGACGTCGACCTCGCCCAGAACCTGGTGGAGATCCTCACCGAGCGCGGCTTCTCCGTGCGCGCTGCACATTCCTGCGCCGAAGCCCGGCGCCTCGGCAGCAGCCTGCAGGACCTCTCGGTGCTGCTGGTGGACTGCAGGCTCCCGGACGGCGACGGCCTCGAGCTGGTGGACGAGCTCTGCCGCGGCACCGAGTGCACGGCGGTGATCTTCTCCGGCTTCCTGCGCGCGCTGCCGGCTTCGGCGATGAAGGGCTGCGGGAACCTCCACTTCTTCGAGAAGCCCCTCGACATCGCGAGATTGATCGCGACCCTGAGGCCCGCGAAGTGA
- a CDS encoding protoglobin domain-containing protein: MTQHGEHLFDEIKRYVGFSETDEALLRGLRERVLPHVRPIIDDFYDHILGHSGARSAITGGMPQVERLKGTLRGWMDGLFTGPWDYEYYDLRARIGRRHVQIDLPQQYMFTAVNVIRGHLTDVILDTAPDLQQARIELHAVDKLLDMELAIMLHTYREDYLLRMQQSERLATFGQLVASIGHELRNPLGVIESSLFLLRGRVGAGDERVTRHFDKIEGQVRVSNRIISDMLDIVRDRPVVRQNVAPAALVESAREVVPPRDGIRLSVEIGEDLPAVAVDPDQLRQVFVNLLANAYDAAGTGGEVRVTGRLLKDEVELLVSDSGPGIDPAIRTRLFEPLVTTKSKGIGLGLPLCKRIVDRNGGTIRVTAGPLPGAAFSVRLPLVPGWEG, encoded by the coding sequence TTGACGCAGCACGGTGAGCATCTGTTCGACGAGATCAAGCGGTACGTAGGCTTTTCGGAGACCGACGAAGCGCTCCTGCGCGGCCTGCGCGAGCGGGTGCTGCCGCACGTGCGGCCGATCATCGACGATTTCTACGATCACATCCTCGGCCACTCGGGCGCGCGGAGCGCGATCACCGGCGGCATGCCGCAGGTGGAGCGCCTCAAGGGCACGTTGCGCGGCTGGATGGACGGGCTCTTCACCGGTCCCTGGGACTACGAGTACTACGACCTGCGCGCCCGCATCGGCAGGCGCCACGTCCAGATCGATCTGCCCCAGCAGTACATGTTCACCGCCGTGAACGTGATCCGCGGCCACCTCACCGACGTGATCCTCGACACCGCGCCGGACCTGCAGCAGGCGCGGATCGAGCTCCACGCGGTCGACAAGCTCCTCGACATGGAGCTGGCGATCATGCTCCACACCTACCGCGAGGATTACCTGCTCCGGATGCAGCAATCCGAGCGCCTCGCCACCTTCGGCCAGCTCGTCGCCTCCATCGGCCACGAGCTCCGCAACCCGCTCGGCGTGATCGAGTCGTCGCTCTTCCTCCTCCGCGGCAGGGTCGGCGCAGGGGACGAGCGGGTGACCCGCCATTTCGACAAGATCGAGGGGCAGGTCCGGGTCTCCAACCGGATCATCAGCGACATGCTCGACATCGTGCGGGATCGGCCGGTGGTCCGGCAGAACGTGGCACCGGCAGCCCTCGTCGAGTCCGCCCGCGAGGTCGTTCCGCCGCGGGACGGCATCCGGCTCTCCGTGGAGATCGGCGAGGACCTCCCGGCGGTGGCGGTGGACCCCGACCAGCTCCGGCAGGTCTTCGTGAACCTGCTCGCCAACGCCTACGACGCAGCGGGCACAGGTGGCGAGGTCCGGGTCACCGGCAGGCTGCTGAAGGACGAGGTAGAGCTCCTCGTGAGCGACAGCGGCCCGGGTATCGATCCGGCGATCCGCACCCGGCTCTTCGAGCCGCTCGTCACCACCAAATCCAAGGGGATCGGCCTCGGCCTGCCGCTGTGCAAGCGCATCGTCGATCGCAACGGCGGCACCATCCGCGTCACCGCCGGGCCGCTGCCCGGCGCCGCCTTCTCGGTGCGCCTGCCGCTGGTCCCGGGCTGGGAGGGCTGA